The DNA sequence GGAAATATTCTGCTGCGCAAAAGCTTCAATGAGAAAAAGGGTAACGTGCAGCTAAGCTATCTTGAAATTGCCCTGGCGGATGGTGAAGTAAAACGCTTTGCTCAGGAAGAGGCCTTTTTTTCGTGGATGCTGGAAACCATGATGGCGGGGAAAGGGCGCTGGCATTTTATCGTTGATAAAAACAAAACGTGGAAAAGCTTTGTTTGTTCACGGCCCACCCAGCGGATGGCCTGCTCGCTGAGCGCCATCATTCACTCCCATCATCAGCTTTCTAACGGCGCGCTGAAAAGCTCCTACCGGCATATCCTTGAGCAGCCGGATCTGGTCGATCGGCTGATTGTCCTGACCGATGAGCAGTGGCAGGATCTGCAGCAGGAGGGTTTTCCCGCCGCCCAGATGGCGGTGATCCCTAATCATCTTGATAACGGCAATATTCCAGCAAATCCGCAGAAGATCCCTTCGCAAACGGTCATCTACCTGGCCCGCTACTCGGAAGAGAAGCAGCACGCTTTACTGCTGAGCGCGTTTCGCAAAGTAGTGGCGGTGCTCCCCGACGCGCAGCTGCATACTTACGGAGTGGGGCCGCTGCGCCGCAGCTTAAGCACGCAGGTCGCCGGGTGGGGGCTGGAGAAGGCTATCCACATTAACGGCTTTACCTCTGACATCGCGCAGGCGCACAAAACGGCCTGCTGTACGGTACTTTGTTCGACCCAGGAGGGGCAGTCTATTTCCGCCGTAGAGGCGATGGCATACGGAACCCCACTGATTAGCTTTGCGATTAAGTACGGTCCGCGCGACATTCTCCAGGACATGCAGGCGGGAATACTGGTGCCCTGCGGCGATGAGGAGGCTCTGGCGGCGGCGTTGATCAAAGTCATCTCCGACAAAACGCTGCAGCAAAGTATGCAGCAGGCCGCGCTGCGCAACGCGCAACGCTACTATGCCAGCGCTATCGCCGGACGCTGGGCGGCATGGCAGCAGACAAGCGAGCGTCAGCTGGATGAGGAGCAGAGAAGCGGTGAGGAAAAAAAGCACCACCTGGCGGCTAACGTTGGATAACCGTTGGCGTCCTTTCCCCTTTAGCGGCTACCAGGAGGGGGGATGAGGCGAATCATCGCGCTACTGCTGGCATCCTGCTGCTGTTCGCCGCTTCTGGCGCGCGATGTGGTGCAGGTCTCCCGCTGCGTTCCCGGCTCTCTGCTGCATGAGCATCGCCTGGAGAAGGAGCACGTCGTCGATGATTTTCATATTTATTACAGCTTACAGGGTAAGGATGCCCTGCAATATCCGCAGGACAGTACCGGCGACGGCGTTCCGGATGTGATTAAAGAGACTGGCAGCCAGTTCCAGGCGGCGAAATATCTCTATACCACGCTGCTGGGCCTGCGCTCGCCGCTGGAGCAGAAAATTTATGCCCAAGCCCAGCAGATAAATATTTATCTGCTTACCCTGCCTAAAGGTCACGGCCTGGCCTTTGACCGGGTGGCGGCAGAAACCATGAGCGACGGAACGGCACTACCCTGTGGCTTAAAAATTGTGCTTAACGCCGCGCTGCAGCCCGCACGAAAAATTACCCCTGCACATGAGCTTTTCCATCTGTATCAATATGGTTACGCGGTGTTTAAACAGAGATGGTACCTGGAGGGAATGGCGCGCTGGATGGAAAATGCCTTCAGACCCCCGGAGAAAAGAATTTCGCCGCTGGCTGAGCCTTCCGGCTGTGAAAGTAATTTCTCGCGCGGCTATGGGGCGGCGAACTTCTGGGCCAGCTATGCGCAGCAGTATTTTGCGCCAACAGTACTGCCTGAAAAAGCGCTGACGTACCGTTACGCTGACGGGAGCCCGGTGTTTAAAACTCAGGTTTTGCCCGGCGGTGCGATGCTGGCGCCATTTTTTCAGCAGCTTGCGCTTACCAGCGAGGGGATTTCACGCGAAATGAAGCGGGCAAACACCCGCTGGAGCGAACGACAGCAGCGTGACGGGCAATTCAATAGTCTGATTTGCCAGGCGCTGGCAAATGCCGCGCAGAGATAAAGGGCAATAAAAAACCCGCAACGCGGGTTTTTGAGATTAGTTACGCAATCTGGGAGCCTGCAGCTGCTGGCGAATGGTTCGCGCCAGCTCGTCCATCGACGGTTGCTCTGGATGCTCATCGCTGGCTTCGCTGCTCAGCTGCGCTTCTGCAAGATAAGTGTGAATCGGCTGGCCATCATCATCTTCCATCACCACATGATACCAGGGCGCAAGACGCAGCTCGTCGTTGGCGGCGATTTCGTCCTCTTCCGGCTCCGTGAGCGAGTACTCTGGATCGACATCAACAATCACGCCCAGGTAGCCCAGAAGCGTGTGGCGAACTTGTTGGCCGATACCGAATTTGCTGGCTATCATAAGCACCTCCTGGGATACATGATTACCTGCTATATGCGGGCCGATTCTCCACTTTTCAAGTTACATAATGCGGCAAGCAAACCCTTTCAGATACAGCCCTTCCGGGTAGGTTGCTATCACCGGGTGATCGGCAGCCTGACGGAACTGTTCTATAAATTGTACATCACGTCCGGCATCCAGGGCGGCATCGGCAATGATTTTCTGAAATAAATCGGTAGTCATCAGGCCAGAGCAGGAGAAGGTCAGCAGTACGCCGCCGGGATTCAGAAGCTGAATCGCCAGCATATTGATGTCTTTATAACCGCGGCATGCGCCCATCAGCTGGCTTTTGTTTTCAACAAACTTCGGTGGATCCATCACGATAACGTCAAACTTCTCGCCGGAGTCGCGATATTTACGCAGCAGCTTAAAAACGTCATCACGAATAAACTCCGCTTTGGATAAGTCCAGCTTGTTCAGTTCAACGTTCTGTCTGGCAACGTCCAGCGCTTCCTGCGAAGTATCGACGCTGACAACCTGGCTGCAACCGCCCATCAGCGCGGAAATGGCAAAACCGCCGGTGTAGGAGAAGCAGTTCAGCACGCGCTTATCCGTCACATAGCGACGCGTCGCCAGACGGCTGTCGCGCTGGTCAAGGTAATAGCCGGTTTTATGGCCGCCCTGAATATCCACCAGTAGCTGCATACCGTGCTCGGTAATCGGCAGCAGGGCAGGCGGCAGCTTGCCGACGACCGGCCCCTGCGCCAGCTCCAGTCCCTCTTTTTTACGCACCGCCACGTCGCTACGATCGTAGATTGAGCACTCCGGGAATAGCGTTTGCAGCGCGCTGATAATCGACGCGCGCTGGTATTCGGCACCGGCGCTCAGCAGCTGCAGCACAAAAAAGTCGCCAAAACGGTCGATGGTAACGCCCGGCAATCCGTCGGACTCACCGGCAATCAGGCGATAGCTATCCAGCCCGTCGCGGGCCGCCAGCCACTCACGCCAGCTCTGAGCCTGCTGCAGGCGACGCTCGAAAAAGGCGTTATCGATAGCTTCATCGCGATCGAAGCTCCAGACGCGGGCGCGGATCTGCGAAGCGGGCGAATACGCCCCGCGGGCCAGCCATTTTCCCTGTGAATCAACGATATCGATGGTCTCACCTGAACGGGCTTTACCTTCCATCCGGGCGACGGCCCCGGAGAAAATCCACGGATGGCGACGCAGCAGAGATTTCTCGCGTCCTTTGGTTAACACTAAGCGGGGGAAAATGGAGTCTGTCATGGGGCTACCTTTAAGCAACGGGAATGTCGGCACCGAAAAAATGGCGCGTAGGTTAGCACAAGTGGCTGAGGCAAGCACCATTCCACCGGTATTGACAGGTGAGCGTTTCGGCACAAAACGCAGGCGCTTTGGCACAATAAAAATCACGCCAGGATCTTACAGTATTTCCTCACTCAATGGAGGAAAATACAATGAAAACAGGATTGAAATTCGCCGCGGCGGTGATGGTAATGATGAGCGGAACGGCGATTGCCGCGCCGTTTAGCGTGAGCAGTTCGGATATCCACGAAGGCCAGCCTATGGCGCAGACGCACTGGTTTGGCGGCTTTGGCTGTACCGGCGGGAATATCTCACCGCAGATCGCGTGGAAAAATGCTCCTGAGGGCACCCGCAGCTTCGCGGTGACCGCTTATGATCCGGATGCGCCTACCGGCAGCGGCTGGTGGCACTGGACGGTGGTGAATATTGCCAGTCAGGTGACCAGCTTAGCCGCTGGCGCCGGAGACAAAAATAACCCTAAATTGCCTGCCGGAGCGGTACAGGGGCGTAATGATTACGGGTATGCTGGTTTTGGCGGCGCGTGTCCGCCAGCCGGGGATAAGCCTCATCGCTATCACTTTACGGTGTGGGCGCTGGATACCCCGACGCTGCCTGTCGACGCTCAGGCCAGCGGGGCGTTAGTCGGATATATGTTACATAGCCATGCTATTGCCAGCGCGCAGATAACGGCGCTGGCTGGACGCTAAAAATAGGGACAGTCTGATGCGGAACATTCATTTTCATCATAATGCTTTAACGGCGGCGGAAATCACCACCCGGCGTTTATGCAAACTGCACCGCGTCACGCTGTTCTCGCCCGCGCTCTGCCGGGTCAATCGCGGCAGTAAGGTCATCGTGCAGGGGGCCAGCCAAATGCTGGCGACCCCGCAGCAGCTGATTATTTTGCCTGCCGATGTTGAGCTTGAAGTGATTAATCAGCCGTAGAACGGGCTGTTTTGCTCCGATCTGCTTTCATTAACACCTGAACTGCTGGCGGATTTTAAGGCTCTCTATATGAAAGAGCCGCAGACCGGGCGTCTGACGTCACTCTGCGCGCCGCTGGCCCCGGAACTGACGTTTATGTGGCAGAACGTCCTGCAGGCGGTACGCGGAGGGCTTTCCGCCCAGTTACAGCAGCATCAGGCGATGGGGCTGCTGCTGGCATTGTACCAGGCCGGATACGCCGGGCCGCTGCTTCACGAACGGCGGGAGGACTTAACCGGCCAGGTCCGGCAAATTATCATGCTGTCGCCTTCAGAGTCCTGGAGCGTGGCGAAAGTTGCTAAGATGCTGTTTCTTGGCGAATCAACCCTGCGCCGTCGTTTACAGCAGGAGTCGCGCAGCTTTCGCCAGATAGTGGAAGAGGTTCGGATGGCCTACGCTCTGGGGCAATTACAGTCGACGTCACGACCCATTGGTGAGATTGCGCATGACAGCGGCTATCAGTCCGGATCGCGTTTTACCGCGCGTTTTCGTCAGCACTATGGATTATTACCAAAACATGTACGCTAGAAGAATTTGCTATCCTCTGTGTTAAGTGGCTATCCAGAAAGGAGAGAGAACATGGCAACGGTTTGCACGATGGCGTGGGTATACGGTTCGGTTCAGGGCGTCGGGTTTCGCTATTCGACCCAGCGCGAGGCGCTGCAGCTTGGATTAACGGGATATGCGCGCAATCTTGACGACGGCGGCGTGGAGGTTCTGGCCTGCGGAGAAGCGGAACAGGTGGAAAAGCTGATAGCCTGGTTGAAAGCCGGTGGGCCACGCAGCGCGCGGGTTGACAGGGTGCTGACCGAGCCCCACCAACCCACCAGAGAGTGGCAGAAATTCGCTATTCTGTATTAGATGCATTTGACCGGTTTAGGCAGACCGGCGATTTTTGTCGCCTGCTTAGCCGGGCCTTTCGGAAACAGGCGGTAAAGATAACGGCTGTTGCCTTTTTCTTCACCGAACTTATTCGCCATGGCTTTCACCAGCATGCGGATCGCCGGAGAGGTGTTGAATTCCAGATAAAAGTCGCGCACAAAGCGCACTACTTCCCAGTGCTCAACGGACAGGCTGATGCCCTCCTGCTCAGCGATAACGGCCGCCATCGCCTCGTTCCACTGCGTGGTATCCTTCAGATAGCCTTCGCTATCGGTCTCTATTTCATTGCCTTCAAAGATAAACATAATTCTTCATATACCGCTGAAAATGGCGGCAGTGTAGCAAAAAATAAGGCCCCGCATAAGCGGGGCCTTAGTTCAAGCCTGGAGAGGGTTAGTCTTTGCTGGCGAAGCCAAGAATGCTCAGCAGGCTGACGAAGATGTTGTACAGCGAGACGTACAGGCTGACGGTCGCGCGGATGTAGTTGGTTTCACCGCCGCGAATGATGTTGCTGGTCTCAAACAGGATAGCGCCGGAAGAAATCAGGATAAACACCGCGCTGATGGCCAGATGCAGGGCCGGCAGCTGGAGGAAAATGTTCGCGACCATGCCGATAAGCACGACGACAATGCCCGCCATCAGCATACCGCCGAGGAAGGACATATCCTTACGCGTAGTCAGGACGTAGGCCGAGCAGCAGAAGAACACCAGCGCGGTACCGCCCAGCGCCAGCCCAATGAGATCGCCCATGCCGGCAGACAGATATGCGTTTAGTATTGGCCCCAGGATATAGCCAAGGAAGCCGGTAAAGGCGAATGCTGACAGAATGCCGGTTGGCTTATTCGCTGTTTTATAGGTCAGGAACATCAGCCCGTACATACCGACCAGCGTCAGAATCAGACCCGGAGAAGGCAGCATCAGCACCGTGCTGGCCGTTGCCGTAATGGCAGAAAATGCCAGCGTCAGGCTAAGCAGGAAATAGGTGTTCCGCAGAACTTTGTGCGTGCTGAGCAGCGATGAACGGTCACGCGACGATGTAATTATACGATCCATGAGTCACTCTCTTATGACAGATGTAATTAATAACGAAGCATAAAAAAACCAGAGCCGAAGCCATAGTGCTTTTACCCATCTTTACTCAAAGTCATTCGGCTTAATTCAGCATATCATTCCAGAAAACGGCAAATAAATAGCATGTTTATGTGTTCACTTTCCGAAGCCAGATCGAAATCTGATAACTAACTGAAAAATATTGCGTTATAGCCATTCTGTGACTAAGTCTGGAGAGGGTACAAACGAAGCGTAACAAAGGCAAGGGATATGAAATCACAAAAATATAATCACATCACACGCATGCTGCTGGCCGTCGGCCTGTTCTCGATAGTCACGCCCGCTCTGGCCGCTCAGGTGCCGCCGGGAACGGTACTGGCAGATAAACAGGAGTTAGTCAGAAATAACGGTAACGAACCCTCATCGTTGGATCCGCATAAAGTGGAAAGCGATGTTGAATTCAATATTATCAGCGACCTTTTCGAAGGGCTAATCAGCGTTTCGCCGTCAGGAGAGATTCAGCCCCGGCTGGCGGAGACGTGGCTGAATAAAGACAACACCGTTTGGACCTTCCATTTGCGTCCCGGGGTGACCTGGTCCGACGGTACGGCGATTACCGCGCAGGATATCGTGTGGAGCTGGCAGCGGCTGGTGTCACCCGGTACGGCGTCTCCTTATGCGAGCTATCCCGGCAATATGCATATCGTCAATGGTGCAGAAATAGCGCAGGGGAACAAAGCGCCCGAGACGCTGGGAGTCAAAGCGCTTGATGATATGACTCTCGAGGTGACCTTAAATCAGCCAAATGCAGCATTTCTGGCAATGCTGGCACACCCGTCCCTGGTGCCGCTCGATAAAGTGCTGATATCGCGCTATGGCGACAAATGGACCAAACCGGAACATATGGTAGCCAGCGGGCCTTATAAGATTTCACAATGGGTAGTCAACGAGCGGATTGTGGCCGAGCGTAATCCCCGTTACTGGGACGATGCGCATACCGTTATTAATAAGGTGACCTATTTGCCGATAAGCTCGGAAGCTGCCGATGTGAACCGTTATAAAGCCGGCGAGATCGATATCGTTTATACCGTACCGATTAACCAGTTTTCTCAGCTCAAAAAAACCATGGGCGAGCAGCTGGATGTTTCGCCGCAGCTGGCAACGTACTATTACGAATTCAATACCACCCGGCCACCGTTTAACGACCCGCGGGTGCGGCGCGCGCTGAATATGGCTCTTGATAAGGATATTATCGCGGAGAAGGTCATGGGGCAGGGACAGCGTCCGGCCTGGCTAATCAGCCAGCCTGATGTTGGCGGTGTAAAACTGCAAAATCCCGAGTACGCCAGCTGGCCGCGCGAAAAGCGTATCGCCGAGGCGCAAAAGCTACTAAATGAGGCCGGATTTAACGAGGCTCATCCGCTGGTATTTAATTTGCTCTACAACACTTCCGAATCGCACCAGCGAATTGCCATCGCCGCCAGCTCAATGTGGAAAAAGAATCTTGGCGTTGAGGCTAAGCTGCAAAACCAGGAGTGGAAGACCATGCTCGATACCATGCATACGCATAATTTTGACGTCGTGCGCTACGCGTGGATTGCCGACTATGACGACGCCGCGACGTTTCTCAACACCTTCCGCACCGGAGATAGTGAAAACACCAGCCAGTACAGTAATCCAGCCTACGATGAGGCGCTGCGCAACGCGGCAAAAGCGCCTGATACCGCAACACGGGGTAAGTTCTACCAGCAGGCGGAAGATTTGCTTGGCCAGGACGTTCCGGCTATTCCGGTCTATCACTATGTTCGCACCCATCTGGTTAAGCCATGGGTAGGCGGATTTACGCCGGATAAGCTGGGGTACTACTACACCAAAGATATGTATATTAAAAAACATTAACGCGGAGAGGGTAGTTTGCGCTGAAAAACTGCGCAAGCTGCCTGATTTTCAGACGAATAACGCGTTTTTGTTTATTTTTAAGGCGGTTGAACAAATTGGTGCTTTACAGCCTCAACGGAGGTGTTTATAGTGCGCCCCATACCGGAAGCGTGGCCGAGCGGTTGAAGGCACCGGTCTTGAAAACCGGCGACCCGAAAGGGTTCTAGAGTTCGAATCTCTACGCTTCCGCCAAATAAAACAAGGGGTTACCGAAAGGTAACCCCTTGTTGCTTTGGGGTGTTGGTATACTCTTGGTATATTCACTTGGTATATTTTGAGGTTCAAGCCCAAAAAAAGCCCGCCTGAGCGGGTTTTTTTATGCCTGTTTTTCAAGAAGTGAGGGATCAAGAGAGGGTACAGATGCATCTTGTGAGCCACAATGGCTTCTGTGGCCTCCATCGGTTTGACAAATAGAGCATTAGGTTCGTAGTTTCCGGACTTTATCCCTCCTTCAAGCGCAACGAAAAACGCGTTCTTCATGTCGCTGGAGTTATTGATTTTCCCGATCCCATTCTGGATAGATTCAGCGACCTCCGCATCTTTGTTACCCGAACCACCATTGAGAACCAGAGGAATGCTCAACCGCTGTTTAATAGATTTCAGCCTTTCGATATCCAGCTTTGGCTGCTTTCCGGCAGGATATAAGCCAGGCTGTAAGTATCCCGGGAAACCGGACCATTCACTTTTAGAGATCTTCCGACATACTGAATATGTCCCCTGAGGAGATCGCTATGCGTAAGATCCGTTTC is a window from the Klebsiella oxytoca genome containing:
- a CDS encoding peptidase, encoding MRRIIALLLASCCCSPLLARDVVQVSRCVPGSLLHEHRLEKEHVVDDFHIYYSLQGKDALQYPQDSTGDGVPDVIKETGSQFQAAKYLYTTLLGLRSPLEQKIYAQAQQINIYLLTLPKGHGLAFDRVAAETMSDGTALPCGLKIVLNAALQPARKITPAHELFHLYQYGYAVFKQRWYLEGMARWMENAFRPPEKRISPLAEPSGCESNFSRGYGAANFWASYAQQYFAPTVLPEKALTYRYADGSPVFKTQVLPGGAMLAPFFQQLALTSEGISREMKRANTRWSERQQRDGQFNSLICQALANAAQR
- the yccX gene encoding acylphosphatase; translated protein: MATVCTMAWVYGSVQGVGFRYSTQREALQLGLTGYARNLDDGGVEVLACGEAEQVEKLIAWLKAGGPRSARVDRVLTEPHQPTREWQKFAILY
- a CDS encoding YbhB/YbcL family Raf kinase inhibitor-like protein, coding for MKTGLKFAAAVMVMMSGTAIAAPFSVSSSDIHEGQPMAQTHWFGGFGCTGGNISPQIAWKNAPEGTRSFAVTAYDPDAPTGSGWWHWTVVNIASQVTSLAAGAGDKNNPKLPAGAVQGRNDYGYAGFGGACPPAGDKPHRYHFTVWALDTPTLPVDAQASGALVGYMLHSHAIASAQITALAGR
- the yccA gene encoding FtsH protease modulator YccA, with the translated sequence MDRIITSSRDRSSLLSTHKVLRNTYFLLSLTLAFSAITATASTVLMLPSPGLILTLVGMYGLMFLTYKTANKPTGILSAFAFTGFLGYILGPILNAYLSAGMGDLIGLALGGTALVFFCCSAYVLTTRKDMSFLGGMLMAGIVVVLIGMVANIFLQLPALHLAISAVFILISSGAILFETSNIIRGGETNYIRATVSLYVSLYNIFVSLLSILGFASKD
- the tusE gene encoding sulfurtransferase TusE, with the translated sequence MFIFEGNEIETDSEGYLKDTTQWNEAMAAVIAEQEGISLSVEHWEVVRFVRDFYLEFNTSPAIRMLVKAMANKFGEEKGNSRYLYRLFPKGPAKQATKIAGLPKPVKCI
- the hspQ gene encoding heat shock protein HspQ; the protein is MIASKFGIGQQVRHTLLGYLGVIVDVDPEYSLTEPEEDEIAANDELRLAPWYHVVMEDDDGQPIHTYLAEAQLSSEASDEHPEQPSMDELARTIRQQLQAPRLRN
- the rlmI gene encoding 23S rRNA (cytosine(1962)-C(5))-methyltransferase RlmI, whose translation is MLTKGREKSLLRRHPWIFSGAVARMEGKARSGETIDIVDSQGKWLARGAYSPASQIRARVWSFDRDEAIDNAFFERRLQQAQSWREWLAARDGLDSYRLIAGESDGLPGVTIDRFGDFFVLQLLSAGAEYQRASIISALQTLFPECSIYDRSDVAVRKKEGLELAQGPVVGKLPPALLPITEHGMQLLVDIQGGHKTGYYLDQRDSRLATRRYVTDKRVLNCFSYTGGFAISALMGGCSQVVSVDTSQEALDVARQNVELNKLDLSKAEFIRDDVFKLLRKYRDSGEKFDVIVMDPPKFVENKSQLMGACRGYKDINMLAIQLLNPGGVLLTFSCSGLMTTDLFQKIIADAALDAGRDVQFIEQFRQAADHPVIATYPEGLYLKGFACRIM
- a CDS encoding ABC transporter substrate-binding protein, which codes for MKSQKYNHITRMLLAVGLFSIVTPALAAQVPPGTVLADKQELVRNNGNEPSSLDPHKVESDVEFNIISDLFEGLISVSPSGEIQPRLAETWLNKDNTVWTFHLRPGVTWSDGTAITAQDIVWSWQRLVSPGTASPYASYPGNMHIVNGAEIAQGNKAPETLGVKALDDMTLEVTLNQPNAAFLAMLAHPSLVPLDKVLISRYGDKWTKPEHMVASGPYKISQWVVNERIVAERNPRYWDDAHTVINKVTYLPISSEAADVNRYKAGEIDIVYTVPINQFSQLKKTMGEQLDVSPQLATYYYEFNTTRPPFNDPRVRRALNMALDKDIIAEKVMGQGQRPAWLISQPDVGGVKLQNPEYASWPREKRIAEAQKLLNEAGFNEAHPLVFNLLYNTSESHQRIAIAASSMWKKNLGVEAKLQNQEWKTMLDTMHTHNFDVVRYAWIADYDDAATFLNTFRTGDSENTSQYSNPAYDEALRNAAKAPDTATRGKFYQQAEDLLGQDVPAIPVYHYVRTHLVKPWVGGFTPDKLGYYYTKDMYIKKH